A genomic stretch from Deinococcus radiotolerans includes:
- a CDS encoding translocation/assembly module TamB domain-containing protein → MTGPRPEDRDVTQDPAAPETAPPPRRRGRVWWWVLAVLGALLLILALLPTLLGGALLARFGTPAGVSADRVTGPLWAPNLSGVRVNIPGLKGEAGRVGVTVASVNPLTRVVRLNVQASDAALNLKLQQLFGGGGGAGGGGGGWKVVLGGLNVQRTRLNVDGTGFNVPDGRFTVTPGRDGALAVRGATRDGDLNADVLVAEKGGANVFTVNLDADARVLNHYWPGVTAGRITGRYVLGDGPIVGDLKVTGAALRVPEAKFVTVTGIQGIATHRGDDIRLNLAGRGWNGPVTATGGVDLKAQNWSVTADATPTVSGLARALGTTGDGNLKLRVKAGGWSTVRVKAYAQGAGTLAGVGFSNANAEYTFLNQDGNVAGQTNDLAFSADTALGGAAQKLAGRWAFGREGRVSLNGTFAQKALDVEGRIDAKNLLTFDGQGLGGPLRGTFALEGSRLNAVLNPTFGAAGARVALSGTPEDLRARITDGQAGPFTGLSGTAAFDRQGLRVDLGAASLSLDKNFRGTWAARDLSGGGVTLTGGGRIDLTGGDVTGTLNASVPGVPQPLSGPLALNYVRQRGTFTAGSQRLTWNGDAFGLRARNLAVAGGLRITGDVTVTNTLKAFGSLKAVGAGVTLSAEGNGTTAQLRGTSNGVTILADADLRAPYRVQARVAGADIRGTVTLADGVRFSLTTRGDTASGTLNGENITANGRVNLGALRPLLPGLNLGGTLDLNLAGRGGSARVNAQAAGAAIRGTLTRQPGAGTPVTADLTVTSGSGAGRVAAQVAGRVFPDVQVGGTVQAQGQTLNARVTGPYGALRAAVTGRTGVLSFGGVTLPAQAVNLRGTLTPAVRVSGTWGDLTAAYDGRSGLVQVSGAQALTAFGQAGRVQGRASWAPGPGGSFRGAVNARGVLDQYTLAVSGPWNGLNLLVTDGEGLRAEGTASLPSGRYDVDVSGPLGNGLFVDGNVQGAGTEPRGQIAVRDTQGGRATVTLAGFDNLNLTAQGLRLAGQRLEGTLTARGGVLNGSLNAGPFLVRADRGALRVTGSVAGQAVTATGRVRLPATLEGLNLRVTGPYFTATAGGSVADLRGTLTVKPQRFGVGPTTLSVPRQSFPVRGSLTGARATVGDLTYASGTWTGALGLRYALGGTPATEQAGTVRLAGQGTTTLLALPSGPLTGRVSVLPALGGTLSTSLAPFAAALPADVRAALVPGRLEVALGGSSATLFTSGTRYLGDPLRLDARADWRSGLTVRGTLTHPGSRIPVAYSGAGLTVRSAVLDARVLSPVLDGVRGRIGLNLSVPELDFARATGRADVNVQAAGQAARGSVSLLRGQVSANLSSTLGGQALSVRGPLYPQANAAVTFEDLRAALTGRAGPGAGDALTLRVTGSYAGKAVNVTATGVALTGGAARVTLGGSVAGAALDLTASQRAGAGLGAWTLGGSANAGDLRPLLGQAGRASVTLGGTLADVRATAQGEVSGVTFRAPLRYAGGALRLEGAQAELAQGTVRASGPLFPALKLDARATLTDLLPGTYTAQVRGSISRPDVTAQGILADGPSGLRAAGTRVSAHLLGGAYRAVFTGAPLAGEVRGELGTSALGGLQRVALTLNAALVNADTDVRLRGPIGWNARTGFSGALRAVGDVPGGPLDALLDGTSTGDLSVAATLGTGVREARVTGRLPASLPLRPGGTLTLASFDAGALWGRAEQLRLSGAATLGGTSWSALTAAFSGAVQDAQGDLSGDLSARYAAGNARVQLTGARTSGLATLDRGRYAASLRLDGLRAARLLPAGLNVDALTVAGTLSASGTLSGGLEALNAQNLAVKGEQAQAGPFSLYGRAAFDPSADVLSADLSGSLRDGVLRAQGSLPGGLRVTARDLSTAYLNAASLGDGTLGADLTFSGRTADPAVAGRVTLTTDQLEALITASGRVLDPRLNARAALKGGLGGTVYAEASDLDLAAGTLRARLYGTVSSGKTRATLDLKGVWPRLSGSVRASVAGLSDPVTLTGDGRGTYALAAGRLGAGSLSLTPGANLIPALAGRLNVTPLPLVGGAGEATLSASLGGTLVSPTLAGTLSTRGAALAGVTLGDLNGTLSGTLAGVKGTLTQAGRTVATLDDTRVTLDRLSAKAFGSELEATGSAALDGTADLTVDATGTLAGRVQVTNRAQALSARGNLSGPQGLRAALDVTADRLGGWRGSARVTGGPAGVLTQPLTLRLSGPLGTPLAQGEAGLLGAGARVVASARGVQLRLVDGPQAQGSGVLEARPGARGEWALLGTASLTRPEGAVTVTADGTLADPQAQLSVRRGEWRASGSASLRAADLNVSDGLVDGSLRWQAGQLAANLPGLNLGRLGITGLSGLLTASGSVNTDTSSGRVALTVRELDTPYAVPYLGVALRGNVDGEVTLTGGRPAVNLTAALSAGTLTLRAAQGPEVWTGTLTGRLTREAGTLDVNVRAAGDGLRGTLGVTAYPLDLAGQAVALNGTVSLNGQTFTADLRGGNDMGSADLNASGGVADLLPALEGVLAVRPTGEGYSLRATLDELEVQDLKIAPALSGRVSGEANLRGGGGTFVLRADALTVGPKTLPARLEGTQVGSDWRIRGFLGQSDFTAGLGSGEVFGQGNLRALPVGALVGAFTGEAPGEGVVTGVARFRFPLADPTAGTLNVVAERIRVSATSGTGKDAVTETLTGSGTLDFANRELRGVNIQLGGAGTWDVRGQYTRENVNLSAQFTNTTFTPVLRLVPGLVDLTPSLKGTLTLSAAGTYDRPRGLLRAQNLQGSVAGLSLSVPQFAGDLPDSGAFTAGGRVLTGGTVGSDGTLNVAGQLTLGRLSGTRVTFTGLLAPQPLGALPNSTVTLAQQTDGRWTLDAQSRSATTASGAGTLSLTGTLSPRWDLSLAARNYNLPLAVIYGRESALNADLRAVDDGSVIRVTGAADFARLVLGRVNAPATIPAPGQSNVDAATGRTTDNFVSPLPEQFTTFPQPQEDPAARPARPFLQRLVFEDIPITATNGIRIDENLVRAEFTGGLTLSGSGDRPRLSGEIRSQRGFVYLRENEFALQNGAVTFSGDNLYPKFSVQASGTVTAVTTRQRVPVTLELSGEFVTRSGSPVLDLTTTLRCTAEGSSCADPATGLPYGEAELYALVATGVPNLAALPSNLGALGSSAIQTALNVFVLGEFERTIANAFGLDVFRLTPQLSVEDGTVGATITLGSYLTRDLYLQYQVDLNGEGLINAEYTAPDSRFTFKVSTPLKGLNLQSIRPTFSVGYNVNDRTNVNFGVENGERGAVFRFGIRYLFGR, encoded by the coding sequence GTGACGGGACCGCGCCCCGAAGACCGTGACGTGACGCAGGACCCCGCCGCTCCGGAGACCGCGCCCCCCCCGCGCCGCCGGGGCCGGGTGTGGTGGTGGGTTCTGGCCGTTCTGGGCGCCCTGCTGCTGATTCTGGCGCTGCTGCCCACCCTGCTGGGCGGGGCGCTGCTGGCGCGCTTCGGGACACCGGCGGGCGTGAGTGCGGACCGGGTCACGGGACCACTGTGGGCGCCGAACCTGTCGGGCGTGCGCGTGAACATCCCGGGCCTGAAGGGCGAGGCGGGCCGCGTGGGCGTGACGGTCGCCAGCGTGAATCCCCTGACGCGCGTGGTGCGGCTGAACGTGCAGGCGTCCGACGCGGCGCTGAACCTGAAGTTGCAGCAGTTGTTCGGCGGGGGTGGCGGCGCAGGGGGCGGCGGGGGCGGCTGGAAGGTCGTGCTGGGCGGCCTGAACGTGCAGCGCACCCGCCTGAACGTGGACGGCACGGGCTTCAACGTCCCGGATGGGCGCTTCACAGTCACGCCGGGGCGGGACGGGGCGCTGGCGGTGCGCGGCGCGACCCGCGACGGCGACCTGAACGCGGACGTGCTGGTGGCTGAGAAGGGGGGCGCGAACGTGTTCACGGTGAACCTGGACGCGGACGCGCGGGTGCTGAACCACTACTGGCCGGGCGTGACCGCCGGGCGCATCACCGGACGCTACGTGCTCGGGGACGGCCCCATCGTGGGCGACCTGAAGGTGACGGGCGCCGCGCTGCGCGTGCCGGAGGCGAAGTTCGTCACCGTGACCGGTATTCAGGGCATTGCCACGCACCGGGGGGACGACATCCGCCTGAACCTCGCCGGGCGGGGCTGGAACGGCCCGGTCACCGCGACCGGCGGCGTGGACCTGAAGGCGCAGAACTGGTCGGTCACGGCCGACGCCACACCCACCGTGTCGGGGCTGGCCCGCGCGCTGGGCACGACGGGGGACGGCAACCTGAAGCTGCGGGTCAAGGCGGGCGGCTGGAGCACGGTGCGCGTGAAGGCGTACGCGCAGGGTGCGGGCACGCTGGCGGGCGTGGGCTTCAGTAACGCGAACGCCGAGTACACCTTCCTGAACCAGGACGGCAACGTGGCCGGGCAGACGAACGATCTGGCGTTCAGCGCGGACACGGCGCTGGGCGGCGCGGCGCAGAAACTCGCGGGCCGCTGGGCCTTCGGGCGCGAGGGCCGCGTGAGCCTGAACGGCACCTTCGCGCAGAAAGCCCTGGACGTCGAGGGCCGCATTGACGCGAAGAACCTCTTGACCTTCGACGGGCAGGGCCTGGGCGGCCCGCTGCGCGGCACCTTCGCGCTGGAGGGCAGCCGCCTGAACGCCGTGCTGAACCCCACGTTCGGTGCGGCGGGTGCGCGCGTGGCCCTGAGCGGCACGCCGGAGGATCTACGCGCGCGCATCACGGACGGGCAGGCGGGGCCCTTCACGGGCCTGTCAGGCACGGCGGCCTTTGACCGCCAGGGCCTGCGCGTGGACCTGGGCGCAGCGAGCCTGAGTCTGGATAAGAACTTCCGGGGCACCTGGGCCGCGCGGGACCTCTCCGGGGGCGGGGTAACCCTGACCGGCGGGGGCCGCATTGACCTGACAGGCGGGGACGTGACGGGCACCCTGAACGCGAGCGTGCCGGGCGTGCCGCAGCCGTTGAGTGGGCCGCTGGCCCTGAACTACGTGCGGCAGCGCGGGACGTTCACGGCCGGATCGCAGCGCCTGACCTGGAACGGGGACGCCTTCGGACTGCGCGCCCGGAACCTCGCCGTGGCGGGCGGCCTGCGGATCACAGGGGACGTGACGGTCACGAACACCCTGAAGGCCTTCGGGTCGCTGAAGGCCGTGGGGGCGGGGGTGACGCTGAGCGCCGAGGGCAACGGCACGACCGCGCAGTTGCGTGGCACGTCGAACGGCGTGACCATCCTAGCCGACGCGGACCTGCGCGCCCCGTACCGCGTGCAGGCGCGCGTGGCGGGCGCGGACATCCGGGGGACCGTGACGCTGGCGGACGGCGTGCGCTTCAGCCTGACCACTCGGGGCGACACGGCCAGCGGCACCCTGAACGGCGAGAACATCACCGCGAATGGGCGCGTGAACCTGGGCGCGCTGCGGCCCCTGCTGCCGGGCCTGAACCTGGGCGGCACACTGGACCTGAACCTCGCCGGGCGGGGTGGCTCGGCGCGCGTGAACGCGCAGGCCGCGGGTGCAGCGATCCGGGGCACCCTGACCCGGCAGCCGGGCGCAGGCACGCCGGTCACGGCGGACCTGACCGTGACGTCGGGCAGCGGAGCGGGCCGCGTGGCCGCGCAGGTCGCGGGTCGGGTCTTCCCCGACGTTCAGGTGGGCGGGACCGTGCAGGCGCAGGGGCAGACTCTAAACGCCCGCGTGACCGGCCCGTACGGCGCGCTGAGGGCCGCCGTGACCGGCCGCACAGGCGTCCTGTCCTTCGGTGGCGTGACGCTGCCCGCGCAGGCGGTGAACCTGCGCGGCACCCTGACGCCCGCCGTGCGCGTCAGCGGCACCTGGGGTGACCTGACGGCCGCTTACGACGGCCGCAGCGGCCTGGTGCAGGTCAGCGGCGCGCAGGCCCTGACGGCCTTCGGGCAGGCTGGGCGCGTGCAGGGCCGCGCGTCGTGGGCGCCCGGGCCGGGCGGCTCGTTCCGGGGCGCGGTGAATGCGCGGGGCGTGCTCGACCAGTACACCCTGGCGGTCAGCGGGCCGTGGAACGGGCTGAACCTGCTCGTCACGGACGGCGAGGGCCTGCGTGCCGAGGGCACCGCCTCGCTCCCCAGTGGGCGCTACGACGTGGATGTCAGTGGACCGCTCGGGAACGGACTGTTCGTGGACGGCAACGTGCAGGGTGCCGGGACCGAGCCGCGCGGGCAGATCGCGGTGCGGGACACGCAGGGTGGCCGCGCGACCGTGACCCTGGCGGGCTTCGACAACCTGAACCTGACCGCGCAGGGCCTCAGGCTGGCCGGTCAGCGGCTGGAGGGGACCCTGACCGCGCGCGGCGGCGTCCTGAACGGCAGCCTGAACGCCGGGCCGTTCCTGGTCCGCGCGGACCGGGGGGCGCTGCGCGTGACCGGCTCGGTCGCGGGGCAGGCGGTCACCGCGACCGGGCGGGTGCGGCTGCCCGCCACGCTGGAGGGCCTGAACCTGCGCGTGACCGGACCGTACTTCACGGCGACGGCGGGCGGCAGCGTGGCGGACCTGCGCGGCACCCTGACCGTGAAGCCGCAGCGCTTCGGGGTGGGCCCGACCACGCTGAGCGTGCCGAGGCAGTCGTTCCCCGTGCGCGGCTCGCTGACCGGAGCGCGCGCGACCGTGGGCGACCTGACGTACGCGAGTGGAACCTGGACCGGGGCCCTGGGCCTGCGCTACGCGCTGGGGGGCACCCCCGCGACAGAGCAGGCGGGTACCGTGCGGCTGGCCGGGCAGGGCACGACCACCCTGCTGGCGCTGCCTTCGGGGCCGCTGACCGGGCGGGTGTCGGTCCTCCCGGCGCTGGGGGGCACGCTGAGCACCAGCCTCGCGCCGTTCGCGGCGGCGTTGCCGGCCGACGTGCGCGCGGCGCTCGTGCCGGGGCGGCTGGAGGTCGCGCTGGGCGGCAGCAGCGCCACGCTGTTCACGAGCGGCACCCGGTACCTGGGCGACCCGCTGCGGCTGGACGCCCGCGCGGACTGGCGCAGCGGACTGACCGTGCGGGGCACCCTCACCCACCCGGGCTCGCGGATTCCGGTGGCCTACAGCGGCGCGGGGCTGACGGTCCGCAGCGCCGTGTTGGACGCCCGGGTGCTGAGCCCGGTACTGGACGGCGTGCGCGGCCGCATCGGCCTGAACCTGAGCGTCCCGGAGCTGGACTTCGCGCGGGCGACCGGGCGCGCGGACGTGAACGTGCAGGCCGCCGGGCAGGCGGCGCGCGGCAGCGTCAGCCTGCTGCGCGGGCAGGTCAGCGCGAACCTGAGCAGCACCCTGGGCGGGCAGGCACTGAGCGTGCGCGGCCCGCTGTACCCGCAGGCGAACGCCGCCGTGACCTTCGAGGACCTGCGCGCCGCCCTGACCGGCCGCGCGGGGCCTGGGGCGGGGGACGCGCTGACCCTGCGCGTGACCGGGTCGTACGCCGGGAAGGCCGTGAACGTCACCGCGACCGGCGTGGCCCTGACAGGCGGCGCGGCCCGCGTGACCCTGGGCGGCAGCGTGGCCGGCGCGGCGCTGGACCTGACCGCCTCGCAGCGCGCCGGGGCGGGCCTGGGCGCCTGGACCCTGGGCGGCTCGGCGAACGCGGGCGACCTGCGGCCCCTGCTGGGGCAGGCGGGCCGGGCGTCCGTCACCTTGGGCGGCACCCTGGCCGACGTGCGCGCCACCGCGCAGGGCGAGGTGTCGGGCGTGACCTTCCGCGCCCCGCTGCGCTATGCGGGCGGCGCGCTGCGCCTTGAGGGCGCGCAGGCCGAACTCGCGCAGGGCACCGTGCGGGCCAGCGGGCCGCTGTTCCCGGCGCTGAAACTGGACGCCAGGGCGACCCTGACCGACCTGCTGCCCGGCACATACACGGCGCAGGTGCGCGGCAGCATCTCCCGGCCGGACGTGACCGCGCAGGGCATCCTGGCGGACGGGCCGTCGGGCCTGCGCGCGGCGGGCACGCGCGTCTCGGCGCACCTGCTGGGCGGCGCGTACCGCGCGGTGTTCACGGGCGCGCCCCTGGCCGGCGAGGTGCGCGGCGAGCTGGGCACCAGCGCGCTGGGTGGCCTGCAACGGGTCGCGCTGACCCTGAACGCGGCGCTCGTGAACGCGGACACGGACGTGCGGCTGCGCGGCCCGATCGGCTGGAACGCCCGCACGGGCTTCAGCGGGGCGCTGCGCGCGGTGGGCGACGTGCCCGGCGGGCCGCTGGACGCCCTGCTGGACGGCACGTCCACGGGGGACCTGAGCGTGGCGGCCACCCTGGGCACGGGAGTGCGCGAGGCCCGCGTGACCGGGCGCCTGCCCGCCAGCCTCCCGCTGCGGCCGGGCGGCACCCTGACCCTGGCGAGCTTCGACGCGGGCGCCCTGTGGGGCCGCGCGGAGCAGCTGCGCCTGAGCGGCGCGGCCACGCTGGGCGGCACGTCGTGGAGTGCGCTGACTGCCGCGTTCAGCGGCGCCGTGCAGGACGCGCAGGGGGACCTGAGTGGCGACCTGAGCGCCCGCTACGCCGCCGGGAACGCCCGCGTGCAGCTGACCGGTGCGCGCACGAGCGGACTGGCTACCCTGGACCGCGGCCGCTACGCCGCCTCGCTGCGCCTGGACGGCCTGCGCGCGGCGCGGCTGCTGCCCGCCGGGCTAAACGTGGACGCCCTGACCGTGGCGGGCACCCTGAGCGCCAGCGGGACCCTCTCGGGCGGCCTGGAGGCGCTGAACGCGCAGAATCTCGCCGTGAAGGGCGAGCAGGCGCAGGCCGGGCCGTTCAGCCTGTACGGCCGCGCCGCCTTCGATCCGAGCGCGGACGTGCTGAGCGCCGACCTGAGTGGCAGCCTGCGTGACGGCGTGCTGCGCGCCCAGGGCTCGCTGCCGGGCGGGCTGCGCGTGACCGCGCGCGACCTGAGCACCGCGTACCTGAACGCCGCGTCGCTGGGAGACGGCACGCTGGGCGCGGACCTGACCTTCTCGGGCCGCACCGCCGACCCCGCCGTGGCGGGCCGCGTGACGCTGACCACCGACCAGCTGGAGGCGCTGATCACCGCGTCGGGCCGTGTGCTCGACCCGCGCCTGAACGCCCGCGCGGCCCTGAAGGGGGGGCTGGGCGGCACGGTGTACGCCGAGGCGAGCGACCTCGACCTCGCGGCGGGCACCCTGCGCGCCCGCCTGTACGGCACGGTCAGCAGTGGTAAGACCCGCGCGACCCTGGATCTGAAAGGTGTGTGGCCGCGCCTGTCCGGCTCGGTGCGGGCCAGCGTGGCGGGCCTCTCCGACCCCGTGACCCTGACCGGCGACGGGCGCGGCACGTACGCGCTGGCGGCCGGGCGACTGGGTGCGGGCTCGCTGAGCCTCACGCCGGGCGCGAACCTCATCCCGGCGCTGGCGGGCCGCCTGAACGTCACGCCGCTGCCGCTGGTGGGCGGCGCGGGCGAGGCGACCCTGAGCGCCAGCCTGGGCGGCACGCTGGTCTCCCCCACCCTGGCGGGCACGCTGAGCACGCGCGGCGCGGCGCTGGCCGGGGTCACGCTGGGCGACCTGAACGGCACCCTGTCCGGCACGCTGGCCGGAGTGAAGGGAACACTGACGCAGGCGGGCCGGACGGTCGCGACGCTGGACGACACCCGGGTGACCCTCGACCGACTGTCCGCGAAGGCCTTCGGGAGTGAACTGGAAGCCACGGGGAGCGCGGCCCTGGACGGCACGGCCGACCTAACCGTGGACGCGACCGGCACCCTGGCGGGCCGCGTGCAGGTCACCAACCGCGCCCAGGCGCTCAGTGCGCGCGGGAACCTCAGTGGGCCGCAGGGCCTGCGCGCCGCGCTGGACGTCACCGCTGACCGCCTGGGCGGCTGGCGCGGCAGCGCGCGCGTCACAGGCGGACCGGCCGGGGTCCTGACGCAGCCGCTGACGCTCCGCCTGAGTGGCCCGCTGGGCACGCCGCTCGCACAGGGCGAGGCGGGCCTTCTCGGCGCGGGCGCCCGCGTGGTCGCCAGTGCGCGCGGCGTGCAGCTGCGCCTCGTGGACGGCCCGCAGGCGCAGGGCAGCGGCGTGCTGGAAGCCCGCCCCGGCGCGCGCGGCGAGTGGGCGCTGCTGGGCACCGCCAGCCTGACCCGGCCCGAGGGGGCCGTGACCGTCACGGCGGACGGCACCCTGGCGGACCCGCAGGCCCAGCTGTCCGTGCGGCGCGGCGAGTGGCGCGCCAGCGGCAGCGCCAGCCTGCGGGCCGCCGACCTGAACGTCTCGGACGGGCTGGTGGACGGCTCGCTGCGCTGGCAGGCGGGGCAGCTCGCGGCGAACCTGCCGGGCCTGAACCTGGGCCGGCTGGGCATCACGGGCCTGTCGGGCCTGCTGACCGCCAGTGGCAGCGTGAACACGGACACGAGTTCGGGCCGCGTGGCGCTGACGGTGCGCGAACTGGATACGCCCTACGCGGTGCCGTACCTGGGCGTGGCGCTACGCGGCAACGTGGACGGCGAGGTGACCCTGACCGGGGGCCGCCCCGCCGTGAACCTGACCGCGGCGCTGAGCGCGGGCACGTTGACGCTGCGGGCCGCTCAAGGCCCCGAGGTCTGGACGGGCACCCTGACGGGCCGCCTCACCCGCGAGGCAGGCACCCTGGACGTGAACGTACGCGCAGCGGGAGACGGGCTGCGCGGCACGCTCGGCGTAACCGCCTACCCGCTGGATCTCGCGGGTCAGGCGGTCGCCCTGAACGGCACGGTCAGCCTGAACGGGCAGACGTTCACGGCGGACCTGCGCGGCGGGAACGACATGGGCAGCGCCGACCTGAACGCGTCAGGCGGCGTGGCGGACCTGCTGCCCGCCCTGGAGGGCGTGCTGGCTGTTCGTCCCACGGGCGAGGGGTACTCGCTGCGCGCCACGCTGGATGAACTGGAGGTGCAGGACCTGAAGATCGCCCCGGCCCTGTCCGGCCGGGTCAGTGGCGAGGCGAACCTGCGCGGTGGGGGCGGCACGTTCGTGTTGCGCGCGGACGCGCTGACGGTCGGCCCGAAGACCCTGCCGGCCCGTCTGGAGGGCACGCAGGTCGGCAGTGACTGGCGCATCCGGGGTTTCCTGGGCCAGTCGGACTTCACGGCGGGCCTGGGCAGCGGCGAGGTGTTCGGGCAGGGCAACCTGCGCGCGCTGCCGGTGGGCGCGCTGGTGGGCGCCTTCACCGGAGAGGCACCCGGCGAGGGTGTCGTGACCGGCGTGGCCCGCTTCCGCTTCCCACTGGCCGACCCGACCGCCGGGACGCTGAACGTGGTGGCCGAGCGCATCCGCGTGAGCGCTACGAGCGGCACGGGCAAGGACGCCGTGACCGAGACCCTGACCGGGAGCGGCACGCTGGACTTCGCCAACCGCGAGCTACGCGGCGTGAACATCCAGCTGGGCGGCGCGGGCACCTGGGACGTGCGCGGCCAATACACCCGCGAGAACGTGAACCTCAGCGCGCAGTTCACGAACACCACCTTCACGCCCGTGCTGCGGCTGGTGCCGGGCCTGGTGGACCTGACCCCCAGCCTGAAGGGCACGCTGACCCTCTCGGCCGCCGGGACGTACGACCGCCCGCGCGGCCTGCTGCGCGCGCAGAACCTCCAGGGCAGCGTGGCGGGCCTGAGCCTGAGCGTGCCGCAGTTCGCCGGGGACCTGCCCGACAGCGGCGCGTTCACGGCGGGCGGGCGCGTCCTGACCGGCGGCACTGTCGGGTCGGACGGCACGCTGAACGTGGCCGGGCAGCTCACGCTGGGCCGCCTGAGCGGCACCCGCGTGACCTTCACGGGCCTGCTGGCGCCGCAGCCGCTGGGCGCCCTGCCGAACAGCACGGTGACCCTCGCGCAGCAGACCGACGGCCGCTGGACGCTGGACGCGCAGAGCCGCAGCGCCACCACGGCCAGCGGCGCGGGCACCCTGAGCCTCACCGGGACACTCTCGCCCAGGTGGGACCTGAGTCTCGCCGCGCGGAACTACAACCTGCCGCTGGCCGTCATCTACGGCCGTGAGAGCGCCCTGAACGCCGACCTGCGCGCCGTGGACGACGGCAGCGTGATCCGCGTGACCGGCGCGGCCGACTTCGCGCGGCTGGTGCTGGGCCGCGTGAACGCCCCCGCCACCATCCCCGCGCCCGGCCAGAGCAACGTGGACGCCGCCACGGGCCGCACCACCGACAACTTCGTCAGCCCCCTGCCCGAGCAGTTCACGACCTTCCCACAGCCGCAGGAGGACCCGGCGGCCCGCCCCGCGCGGCCCTTCCTGCAGCGGCTGGTGTTCGAGGACATCCCCATCACCGCCACGAACGGCATCCGCATCGACGAGAACCTCGTCCGGGCCGAGTTCACCGGTGGCCTGACGCTCTCGGGCAGCGGCGACCGCCCGCGCCTGAGCGGCGAGATCCGCTCGCAGCGCGGCTTCGTGTACCTGCGCGAGAACGAGTTCGCGCTGCAGAACGGCGCGGTGACGTTCAGCGGCGACAACCTCTACCCGAAATTCAGCGTGCAGGCCAGCGGCACCGTCACCGCCGTCACCACCCGGCAGCGCGTGCCGGTCACGCTGGAACTGAGCGGCGAGTTCGTCACGCGCAGCGGCTCGCCGGTCCTGGACCTGACGACCACGCTGCGCTGCACCGCCGAGGGCAGCAGCTGCGCCGACCCCGCCACGGGCCTCCCGTACGGCGAGGCGGAACTGTACGCGCTGGTCGCCACCGGCGTCCCGAACCTCGCGGCGCTGCCCAGCAACCTGGGCGCGCTGGGGTCCAGCGCCATCCAGACGGCGCTGAACGTGTTCGTGCTGGGCGAGTTCGAGCGCACCATCGCCAACGCGTTCGGCCTGGACGTGTTCCGCCTGACCCCGCAGCTGAGCGTGGAGGACGGCACCGTGGGCGCCACGATCACGCTCGGCTCGTACCTGACCCGCGACCTGTACCTGCAGTATCAGGTGGACCTGAACGGCGAGGGGCTGATCAACGCCGAGTACACCGCGCCCGACAGCCGCTTCACGTTCAAGGTCAGCACGCCCCTGAAGGGCCTGAACCTCCAGTCGATCCGCCCGACCTTCAGCGTCGGGTACAACGTGAACGACCGGACCAACGTGAACTTCGGCGTGGAGAACGGCGAACGCGGCGCCGTGTTCCGCTTCGGGATCCGCTACCTGTTCGGTCGGTGA
- a CDS encoding acylphosphatase gives MRLTALITGTVQGVGYRRYVQRYARDLNLAGYAENLTDGRVEVVAEGHKDDLARLLHWLRRGPPHARVQDVQTQQSEATGLKDFHLY, from the coding sequence ATGCGCCTGACCGCCCTCATCACCGGAACCGTGCAGGGCGTCGGGTACCGACGCTACGTGCAGCGGTACGCCCGCGACCTGAACCTCGCCGGGTACGCCGAGAACCTCACTGACGGCCGTGTCGAGGTCGTCGCCGAGGGCCACAAGGACGACCTCGCGCGGCTGCTGCACTGGCTGCGGCGCGGCCCGCCTCACGCCCGCGTGCAGGACGTCCAGACCCAGCAGAGCGAGGCCACCGGCCTGAAGGACTTCCACCTGTACTGA